A region from the Drosophila mauritiana strain mau12 chromosome 2L, ASM438214v1, whole genome shotgun sequence genome encodes:
- the LOC117147440 gene encoding ran GTPase-activating protein yields MSLSTFNFVNMAAQLGQERGISFENKARSWSTAADVQEVVDALNKQTTVHYLNLDGNTLGVEAAKAIGEGLKRHPEFRKALWKNLFTGRLKSEIPEALEHLGDALIVAGAKLTVLDLSDNALGPNGMRGLEKFLRSPVCYSLQELLLCNCGLGPEGGSMLSQALIDLHANANKAGFPLQLRVFMGPRNRLEDTGAMAMANTFQTLKTLEEIVLEQNSIYFKGVEALAKSFKNNPHLRVLNMNDNTLKSKGAEQIAEVLPFLPLLREMSFGDCLIQTNGAYHLGEALERGNEQLEVIDLGFNEINSDGGLVLVNAIRNKPKLRILNLDGNWFGEAGSEEIISEMSKLPTAAALQPFQHQEEEDSVDENHKQDEDEEEVHEHANDTTEEAQEDDEDEEDDEDDDDDEDDEDDEDDGEYSNVAEETAYVTTNAFTTKMFNDTTNSMTSETFAVANKTIRQKCTPEKFCLSQTPCSQEDFDALDMDNKLEALKSIVNQFTGDNHLLLLVFTTLKCAHLSKSSKAALDLAVSLYQATFDYAIKTKQETRVLNYVLMQLRLLPCKEAFHSDYDVKSCRFALREALKQPTFANDNIKNSFKTFLEGAES; encoded by the exons ATGTCCTTGTCCACCTTTAACTTCGTCAACATGGCCGCCCAACTGGGCCAGGAGCGGGGAATCTCATTTGAGAACAAGGCGCGTTCCTGGAGCACAGCTGCCGATG TCCAGGAAGTGGTGGATGCCCTTAACAAACAGACCACCGTGCACTATCTGAATCTGGACGGAAACACACTGGGCGTTGAGGCCGCCAAGGCGATTGGGGAGGGTCTGAAGCGTCATCCAGAGTTTCGGAAGGCGCTGTGGAAGAACCTGTTCACTGGTCGTCTCAAATCGGAGATTCCGGAAGCGCTCGAGCACCTGGGAGACGCGCTAATTGTCGCGGGCGCCAAGCTGACAGTCCTGGATCTCAGCGACAATGCCTTAGGACCGAATGGCATGCGAGGCTTGGAGAAGTTTCTGCGATCCCCGGTCTGCTACTCGCTGCaggagctgctgctgtgcAATTGTGGCCTGGGTCCCGAGGGCGGTAGTATGCTGTCCCAGGCTCTGATCGATCTGCATGCCAATGCCAACAAGGCGGGCTTCCCGCTCCAGCTGCGCGTGTTCATGGGCCCACGCAATCGTCTCGAGGATACCGGTGCTATGGCCATGGCAAACACATTCCAAACCCTCAAGACCCTTGAGGAGATTGTTCTGGAACAAAACTCTATTTACTTCAAAGGCGTCGAGGCCCTGGCAAAATCCTTCAAGAATAACCCTCATCTGCGAGTGCTAAACATGAACGACAATACTCTAAAGTCCAAGGGAGCTGAACAAATAGCTGAGGTTCTTCCCTTTTTGCCCCT GCTGCGTGAAATGAGCTTTGGAGACTGCCTGATCCAAACCAATGGCGCCTACCACTTAGGTGAGGCTCTGGAGAGAGGCAACGAACAACTGGAAGTTATCGATTTAGGTTTTAACGAAATCAACAGCGACGGCGGCTTGGTGTTGGTGAATGCTATTAGAAATAAGCCCAAGCTGCGCATCTTGAACCTAGATGGCAATTGGTTTGGAGAAGCTGGTAGCGAGGAGATTATCAGCGAGATGAGTAAGTTACCAACTGCTGCCGCACTGCAACCGTTCCAGCACCAGGAAGAGGAGGATTCGGTAGATGAGAATCACAAGCAGGACGAAGACGAAGAGGAAGTACACGAGCACGCCAACGATACTACCGAAGAAGCACAGgaggacgacgaggatgaagaggacgacgaggatgacgacgacgacgaggatgacgaggacgacgaggatgaCGGGGAGTACAGCAACGTCGCGGAGGAGACTGCCTATGTCACCACGAATGCCTTCACGACCAAG ATGTTTAACGACACAACCAACTCGATGACCAGCGAAACTTTTGCGGTCGCAAACAAGACGATCAGACAAAAATGCACTCCAGAGAAGTTCTGTTTGAGCCAGACACCCTGCTCGCAGGAGGATTTCGATGCGCTAGATATGGATAACAAGCTTGAGGCTTTGAAGTCGATTGTCAAC CAATTCACCGGCGACAACcatttgctgctgctcgtCTTCACCACCTTGAAGTGCGCGCATTTGTCGAAATCCTCGAAAGCTGCGTTGGATCTGGCCGTCTCCTTGTACCAGGCCACCTTTGACTACGCCATCAAGACAAAGCAGGAGACCCGTGTGCTCAACTATGTACTGATGCAGCTCCGTTTGTTGCCCTGCAAGGAGGCATTCCATTCGGACTACGATGTCAAGAGCTGTCGATTTGCTCTGCGCGAGGCTCTCAAACAACCGACGTTTGCCAACGACAACATCAAGAATTCCTTCAAGACTTTCCTGGAGGGTGCGGAATCGTAA
- the LOC117147457 gene encoding heparin sulfate O-sulfotransferase produces MFRKLLKMWILLRPTHWLILIALCAVTCAGYWLLWSEIRLEHAFKPLSKLGDSLSPDQHASSTTDDFDFEEHLVVLYNRVPKTGSTSFVNIAYDLCKPNKFHVLHINVTANMHVLSLPNQIQFVRNVSRWHEMKPALYHGHMAFLDFSKFQIAHKPIYINLVRKPLDRLVSYYYFLRFGDNYRPNLVRKKAGNKITFDECVVQKQPDCDPKNMWLQIPFFCGHAAECWEPGSSWALDQAKRNLVNEYFLVGVTEQMYEFVDLLERSLPRIFHGFREHYHNSNKSHLRVTSSKLPPSESTIKAIQKTKIWQMENDLYDFALAQFEFNKKKLMQPDNKHVQKFMYEKIRPK; encoded by the exons ATGTTTAGGAAACTGCTCAAGATGTGGATTCTGCTCCGACCCACCCACTGGCTGATCCTGATAGCCCTGTGCGCGGTCACCTGTGCAGGTTACTGGTTGCTTTGGTCAGAGATTCGCCTGGAACATG CCTTCAAGCCGCTGTCCAAGCTGGGCGATTCCCTGAGCCCAGATCAGCATGCCTCGTCCACCACCGATGACTTTGACTTCGAGGAGCACCTGGTGGTGCTTTACAATCGCGTTCCGAAAACGGGATCCACCAGTTTTGTCAACATAGCATACGATCTGTGCAAGCCCAATAAATTCCATGTGCTGCACATTAATGTCACTGCCAACATGCACGTCCTCTCGCTTCCTAATCAAATCCAATTCGTGCGCAATGTTTCCAGGTGGCACGAGATGAAGCCAGCTCTTTATCACGGCCACATGGCCTTCCTAGACTTCTCAAA ATTCCAAATCGCCCACAAGCCCATCTACATCAATTTAGTGCGCAAACCTCTCGACAGACTTGTCTCCTACTACTACTTTCTACGTTTTGGCGACAACTACCGACCGAATTTAGTCCGCAAGAAGGCgggcaataaaatt ACCTTCGATGAGTGCGTGGTGCAGAAACAACCCGACTGTGATCCCAAAAACATGTGGCTGCAGATACCCTTCTTCTGTGGCCATGCAGCCGAGTGCTGGGAACCCGGCAGCAGTTGGGCCTTGGACCAGGCCAAGCGCAATCTAGTCAACGAATACTTCCTAGTCGGAGTCACCGAGCAGATGTACGAGTTTGTGGATCTGCTTGAGAGATCCCTCCCAAG AATTTTTCACGGCTTTCGTGAGCACTATCATAACTCAAACAAATCCCATCTTCGGGTGACATCTTCCAAGCTTCCTCCCAGCGAATCGACAATTAAAGCCATTCAAAAGACAAAAATCtggcaaatggaaaacgaTCTGTACGATTTCGCTCTGGCCCAATTCGAGTTCAACAAGAAGAAGCTCATGCAGCCGGACAACAAGCACGTGCAGAAGTTCATGTACGAGAAAATTAGGCCCAAATGA
- the LOC117147467 gene encoding alpha-tocopherol transfer protein-like isoform X1, whose protein sequence is MTMLTTASAMRCLPSEFPLGVPTMLSDIDQLPTLQVGDYTLQFELGEPTAQGKEVAIKELRETPERQKEAAKELARLLEAETDLLYPKGNEEWLIRYLRPCKYYPESARDLIKRYYAFKVKHADVYTDLKPSNEANIFKHNILTVFPNRDQLGRRILVLELGKRWKHKQVTLDEVFKGAVLFLEAAMLEPETQICGAVVIFDMDGLSLQQTWQFTPPFAKRIVDWLQDSVPLRIKAIHIVNQPKIFQVVFALFKPFLKEKLRSRIIFHGTDRESLHKYMSPKCLPAAYGGFREASRIDSDQWYQLLLKCDTEFDTINSYGYKKK, encoded by the exons ATGACAATGCTGACCACTGCATCTGCGATGAGGTGCCTGCCCTCTGAATTCCCACTTG GAGTACCCACCATGCTGTCGGACATCGACCAACTGCCCACGCTCCAGGTGGGCGACTACACGCTCCAGTTCGAGTTGGGCGAGCCCACTGCCCAGGGCAAGGAGGTGGCCATCAAGGAGCTGCGCGAAACGCCCGAGCGCCAGAAGGAGGCCGCCAAGGAGCTGGCCCGTCTTCTAGAGG CGGAGACGGACTTGCTGTACCCCAAGGGAAACGAGGAGTGGCTGATCAGATACCTGCGGCCCTGCAAGTATTACCCGGAAAGTGCCCGGGATCTG ATTAAGCGGTACTACGCCTTCAAGGTGAAGCACGCGGATGTGTACACCGACCTGAAGCCATCGAACGAGGCCAACATCTTCAAGCACAACATCCTCACCGTCTTCCCCAACCGAGATCAACTGGGTCGCCGCATTTTGGTCCTCGAACTGGGCA AGCGCTGGAAGCACAAGCAGGTCACCCTGGATGAGGTGTTCAAGGGAGCTGTGCTCTTCCTGGAGGCGGCCATGCTGGAGCCGGAAACGCAGATCTGCGGAGCAGTTGTGATCTTCGACATGGATGGCCTCAGTCTGCAGCAAACGTGGCAGTTTACGCCTCCGTTCGCCAAGCGCATTGTGGACTGGCTGCAGGACTCGGTGCCGCTCCGGATCAAGGCCATTCACATCGTGAACCAGCCGAAGATCTTCCAGGTGGTCTTCGCCCTGTTCAAGCCCTTCCTCAAGGAGAAGCTGCGCAGCAGGATCATCTTCCACGGCACCGATCGCGAGTCCCTGCACAAGTACATGTCGCCCAAGTGCCTGCCAGCCGCCTACGGAGGATTCCGGGAGGCCAGCCGCATCGACAGTGACCAGTGGTACCAGCTGCTGCTCAAGTGCGACACCGAGTTCGACACCATCAACTCGTACGGCTACAAGAAGAAGTGA
- the LOC117147467 gene encoding alpha-tocopherol transfer protein-like isoform X2, whose product MRVPTMLSDIDQLPTLQVGDYTLQFELGEPTAQGKEVAIKELRETPERQKEAAKELARLLEAETDLLYPKGNEEWLIRYLRPCKYYPESARDLIKRYYAFKVKHADVYTDLKPSNEANIFKHNILTVFPNRDQLGRRILVLELGKRWKHKQVTLDEVFKGAVLFLEAAMLEPETQICGAVVIFDMDGLSLQQTWQFTPPFAKRIVDWLQDSVPLRIKAIHIVNQPKIFQVVFALFKPFLKEKLRSRIIFHGTDRESLHKYMSPKCLPAAYGGFREASRIDSDQWYQLLLKCDTEFDTINSYGYKKK is encoded by the exons ATGA GAGTACCCACCATGCTGTCGGACATCGACCAACTGCCCACGCTCCAGGTGGGCGACTACACGCTCCAGTTCGAGTTGGGCGAGCCCACTGCCCAGGGCAAGGAGGTGGCCATCAAGGAGCTGCGCGAAACGCCCGAGCGCCAGAAGGAGGCCGCCAAGGAGCTGGCCCGTCTTCTAGAGG CGGAGACGGACTTGCTGTACCCCAAGGGAAACGAGGAGTGGCTGATCAGATACCTGCGGCCCTGCAAGTATTACCCGGAAAGTGCCCGGGATCTG ATTAAGCGGTACTACGCCTTCAAGGTGAAGCACGCGGATGTGTACACCGACCTGAAGCCATCGAACGAGGCCAACATCTTCAAGCACAACATCCTCACCGTCTTCCCCAACCGAGATCAACTGGGTCGCCGCATTTTGGTCCTCGAACTGGGCA AGCGCTGGAAGCACAAGCAGGTCACCCTGGATGAGGTGTTCAAGGGAGCTGTGCTCTTCCTGGAGGCGGCCATGCTGGAGCCGGAAACGCAGATCTGCGGAGCAGTTGTGATCTTCGACATGGATGGCCTCAGTCTGCAGCAAACGTGGCAGTTTACGCCTCCGTTCGCCAAGCGCATTGTGGACTGGCTGCAGGACTCGGTGCCGCTCCGGATCAAGGCCATTCACATCGTGAACCAGCCGAAGATCTTCCAGGTGGTCTTCGCCCTGTTCAAGCCCTTCCTCAAGGAGAAGCTGCGCAGCAGGATCATCTTCCACGGCACCGATCGCGAGTCCCTGCACAAGTACATGTCGCCCAAGTGCCTGCCAGCCGCCTACGGAGGATTCCGGGAGGCCAGCCGCATCGACAGTGACCAGTGGTACCAGCTGCTGCTCAAGTGCGACACCGAGTTCGACACCATCAACTCGTACGGCTACAAGAAGAAGTGA
- the LOC117147467 gene encoding alpha-tocopherol transfer protein-like isoform X3: MLSDIDQLPTLQVGDYTLQFELGEPTAQGKEVAIKELRETPERQKEAAKELARLLEAETDLLYPKGNEEWLIRYLRPCKYYPESARDLIKRYYAFKVKHADVYTDLKPSNEANIFKHNILTVFPNRDQLGRRILVLELGKRWKHKQVTLDEVFKGAVLFLEAAMLEPETQICGAVVIFDMDGLSLQQTWQFTPPFAKRIVDWLQDSVPLRIKAIHIVNQPKIFQVVFALFKPFLKEKLRSRIIFHGTDRESLHKYMSPKCLPAAYGGFREASRIDSDQWYQLLLKCDTEFDTINSYGYKKK; encoded by the exons ATGCTGTCGGACATCGACCAACTGCCCACGCTCCAGGTGGGCGACTACACGCTCCAGTTCGAGTTGGGCGAGCCCACTGCCCAGGGCAAGGAGGTGGCCATCAAGGAGCTGCGCGAAACGCCCGAGCGCCAGAAGGAGGCCGCCAAGGAGCTGGCCCGTCTTCTAGAGG CGGAGACGGACTTGCTGTACCCCAAGGGAAACGAGGAGTGGCTGATCAGATACCTGCGGCCCTGCAAGTATTACCCGGAAAGTGCCCGGGATCTG ATTAAGCGGTACTACGCCTTCAAGGTGAAGCACGCGGATGTGTACACCGACCTGAAGCCATCGAACGAGGCCAACATCTTCAAGCACAACATCCTCACCGTCTTCCCCAACCGAGATCAACTGGGTCGCCGCATTTTGGTCCTCGAACTGGGCA AGCGCTGGAAGCACAAGCAGGTCACCCTGGATGAGGTGTTCAAGGGAGCTGTGCTCTTCCTGGAGGCGGCCATGCTGGAGCCGGAAACGCAGATCTGCGGAGCAGTTGTGATCTTCGACATGGATGGCCTCAGTCTGCAGCAAACGTGGCAGTTTACGCCTCCGTTCGCCAAGCGCATTGTGGACTGGCTGCAGGACTCGGTGCCGCTCCGGATCAAGGCCATTCACATCGTGAACCAGCCGAAGATCTTCCAGGTGGTCTTCGCCCTGTTCAAGCCCTTCCTCAAGGAGAAGCTGCGCAGCAGGATCATCTTCCACGGCACCGATCGCGAGTCCCTGCACAAGTACATGTCGCCCAAGTGCCTGCCAGCCGCCTACGGAGGATTCCGGGAGGCCAGCCGCATCGACAGTGACCAGTGGTACCAGCTGCTGCTCAAGTGCGACACCGAGTTCGACACCATCAACTCGTACGGCTACAAGAAGAAGTGA
- the LOC117147430 gene encoding DNA topoisomerase 2, translated as MENGNKGLSIEQMYQKKSQLEHILLRPDSYIGSVEFTKELMWVYDNSQNRMVQKEISFVPGLYKIFDEILVNAADNKQRDKSMNTIKIDIDPERNIVSVWNNGQGIPVTMHKEQKMYVPTMIFGHLLTSSNYNDDEKKVTGGRNGYGAKLCNIFSTSFTVETATREYRKSFKQTWGNNMGKASDVQIKDFNGTDYTRITFSPDLAKFKMDRLDDDIVALMSRRAYDVAASSKGVSVFLNGNKLAVRNFKDYIDLHIKSTDEDSGPPIKIVHEVANERWEVACCPSDRGFQQVSFVNSIATYKGGRHVDHVVDNLIKQLLEVLKKKNKGGINIKPFQVRNHLWVFVNCLIENPTFDSQTKENMTLQQKGFGSKCTLSDKFINNMSKSGIVESVLAWAKFKAQNDIAKTGGRKSSKIKGIPKLEDANEAGGKNSINCTLILTEGDSAKSLAVSGLGVIGRDLYGVFPLRGKLLNVREANFKQLSENAEVNNLCKIIGLQYKKKYLTEDDLKTLRYGKVMIMTDQDQDGSHIKGLLINFIHTNWPELLRLPFLEEFITPLVKATKKNEELSFYSLPEFEEWKNDTANHHTYNIKYYKGLGTSTSKEAKEYFQDMERHRILFKYDGSVDDESIIMAFSKKHIESRKVWLTNHMDEVKRRKELGLPERYLYTKGTKSITYADFINLELVLFSNADNERSIPSLVDGLKPGQRKVMFTCFKRNDKREVKVAQLSGSVAEMSAYHHGEVSLQMTIVNLAQNFVGANNINLLEPRGQFGTRLTGGKDCASARYIFTLMSPLTRLIYHPLDDPLLDYQVDDGQKIEPLWYLPIIPMVLVNGAEGIGTGWSTKISNYNPREIMNNLRKMINGQEPVVMHPWYKNFLGRIEYVSDGRYVQTGNLQILNGNRLEISELPVGVWTQNYKENVLEALSNGTEKVKAVVSEYKEYHTDTTVRFVISFAPGEFERIRAEEGGFHRVFKLTTTLSTNQMHAFDQNNCLRRFPTAIDILKEFYKLRREYYARRRDFLVGQLTAQADRLSDQARFILEKCEKKLVVENKQRKAMCDELLKRGYRPDPVKEWQRRIKMEDAEQADEEDDEEEEAAPSVSSKAKKEKEADPEKAFKKLTDVKKFDYLLGMSMWMLTEERKNELLKQRDTKLSELENLRKKTPEMLWLDDLDALESKLNEVEQKERVEEQGINLKTAKALKGQKSASTKGRKAKSTGSGAGTLDIYPDPDGEPVEFKITEEIIKKMAAAAKVAQAAKEPKKPKEPKEPKVKKEPKGKQIKADPDASGGEEVDEFDAMVEGGSKTSPKAKKAAVKKEPGEKKPRQKKENGDGLKQSKIDFSKAKAKKSDDDVEEVTPRAERPGRRQASKKIDYSSLFSDEEEDGGNVGSDDDDDNASDDESPKRPGKRGREDESSGGAKKKAPPKKRRAVIESDDDDIEFDDDDSDSDFNC; from the exons ATGGAGAACGGAAACAAGGGCCTGTCCATCGAACAGATGTACCAGAAGAAGTCGCAGCTGGAGCACATCCTGCTGCGACCCGACTCGTACATCGGATCCGTGGAGTTCACCAAGGAGCTGATGTGGGTGTATGACAACTCGCAAAACCGCATGGTGCAGAAGGAGATTTCTTTCGTGCCCGGCCTCTACAAGATATTCGACGAGATTCTTGTGAATGCGGCAGATAACAAGCAGCGAGACAAGAGCATGAACACCATTAAGATCGACATCGATCCGGAGCGCAACATTGTGTCCGTGTGGAACAACGGCCAGGGCATTCCGGTGACCATGCACAAGGAGCAGAAGATGTACGTTCCCACGATGATCTTTGGTCATCTACTGACCTCGTCGAACTACAACGACGATGAGAAGAAGGTCACTGGCGGCAGGAACGGATACGGAGCGAAGCTCTGCAACATATTCTCCACCAGCTTCACCGTTGAGACTGCCACGAGGGAATACAGGAAAAGTTTCAAGCAGACTTGGGGAAACAACATGGGAAAAGCCTCCGATGTGCAG ATCAAGGACTTCAATGGCACTGACTACACACGCATCACATTCAGTCCCGATCTGGCCAAGTTCAAGATGGACCGTCTCGATGATGATATTGTAGCTCTGATGTCGCGTCGCGCCTACGATGTGGCCGCCTCATCCAAGGGAGTATCCGTCTTCCTAAACGGCAACAAGCTGGCTGTACGCAACTTCAAGGACTATATTGATTTGCACATCAAGAGCACGGACGAAGATTCTGGCCCACCGATCAAGATAGTCCACGAGGTTGCCAACGAGCGGTGGGAGGTGGCTTGCTGTCCTTCGGATCGAGGCTTCCAACAGGTCTCGTTTGTCAACTCGATAGCTACCTACAAGGGCGGTCGGCATGTGGACCATGTGGTAGACAATCTCATCAAGCAGCTGCTCGAGGTTCTGAAGAAAAAGAACAAAG GTGGCATCAACATCAAGCCATTCCAGGTCCGGAACCATCTGTGGGTTTTCGTCAACTGTTTGATAGAGAACCCCACTTTTGATTCGCAGACCAAGGAGAACATGACTCTGCAACAAAAGGGCTTCGGCTCAAAGTGCACCCTCTCAGATAAGTTCATCAACAACATGTCCAAGTCTGGCATCGTGGAGTCTGTGCTGGCGTGGGCCAAGTTCAAGGCCCAAAATGATATTGCCAAGACGGGCGGTCGCAAGTCAAGCAAGATCAAGGGCATTCCCAAGCTGGAGGACGCTAACGAGGCGGGTGGAAAGAACTCTATTAATTGCACCCTTATCCTCACGGAGGGAGACTCAGCCAAGTCATTAGCCGTATCTGGTCTGGGCGTGATCGGACGAGATCTCTACGGCGTGTTCCCGCTTAGGGGTAAACTTCTAAATGTGCGGGAAGCTAATTTCAAGCAGCTTTCGGAGAATGCCGAAGTCAACAATTTATGCAAGATCATCGGCTTACAATACAAAAAGAAGTACCTCACTGAGGACGATCTAAAAACTCTGCGCTATGGCAAAGTGATGATCATGACAGATCAGGATCAGGACGGCTCCCACATCAAGGGTCTTTTAATCAACTTCATCCACACTAATTGGCCAGAGCTTCTGCGTCTGCCCTTCCTTGAGGAGTTCATTACACCACTTGTAAAGGCAACCAAGAAAAACGAGGAGTTATCATTCTACTCGCTACCCGAGTTCGAGGAGTGGAAAAATGATACAGCTAATCACCATACGTACAATATCAAGTACTATAAGGGTTTGGGTACTTCGACCTCCAAGGAGGCGAAAGAGTATTTTCAAGACATGGAGCGCCATCGCATCTTATTTAAGTACGATGGATCGGTGGATGATGAGAGCATTATTATGGCCTTCTCCAAGAAGCACATCGAGTCGCGAAAGGTGTGGCTTACCAACCACATGGACGAGGTGAAGCGACGCAAGGAGCTCGGTTTGCCAGAGCGATATCTCTACACCAAGGGCACAAAGAGCATCACCTATGCAGACTTCATCAATCTGGAGTTGGTGCTGTTCTCGAATGCTGACAATGAGCGCTCCATTCCTAGTCTGGTGGATGGCTTGAAGCCGGGTCAGCGGAAGGTGATGTTCACTTGTTTCAAAAGGAATGACAAGCGTGAGGTGAAGGTGGCCCAGCTATCCGGATCAGTGGCGGAGATGTCGGCCTACCACCACGGAGAGGTATCCCTGCAGATGACAATCGTAAATCTGGCCCAGAATTTTGTGGGTGCGAACAACATTAATCTGCTTGAGCCACGCGGTCAATTTGGTACCCGCTTGACGGGAGGCAAAGATTGTGCCAGCGCTCGTTACATTTTCACTTTAATGTCTCCCTTGACGCGACTCATCTACCATCCATTGGACGATCCACTTTTGGATTACCAGGTGGACGATGGCCAAAAGATCGAGCCACTGTGGTATCTTCCCATCATACCGATGGTATTGGTAAACGGAGCCGAGGGCATCGGAACTGGATGGTCCACGAAGATATCCAACTACAATCCTCGTGAGATTATGAACAATCTAAGGAAGATGATAAACGGACAAGAGCCAGTTGTGATGCATCCGTGGTACAAGAACTTTTTAGGACGCATTGAGTACGTGTCGGATGGTCGTTATGTTCAGACTGGTAACCTACAAATTTTGAACGGAAACCGCTTAGAAATCAGTGAACTCCCTGTGGGCGTATGGACGCAAAACTACAAGGAAAATGTTCTGGAAGCTCTATCAAACGGCACCGAAAAGGTGAAGGCTGTTGTTTCGGAGTACAAGGAGTATCATACAGACACCACCGTTCGCTTTGTGATCAGTTTCGCACCTGGCGAATTTGAGCGCATTCGAGCCGAGGAAGGTGGTTTCCACCGAGTGTTCAAACTTACCACGACGCTTTCCACCAACCAGATGCATGCCTTCGACCAGAACAACTGTCTGCGACGCTTCCCCACCGCGATCGATATCCTCAAAGAGTTTTATAAACTGCGACGCGAGTACTACGCCCGCCGGAGGGACTTTTTGGTCGGCCAGCTCACGGCGCAGGCTGATCGGCTCAGTGATCAGGCGCGCTTTATTCTCGAAAAGTGCGAGAAGAAGCTGGTGGTGGAGAACAAGCAGCGCAAGGCCATGTGCGATGAGTTGTTGAAACGTGGATACCGTCCCGATCCCGTCAAGGAGTGGCAGCGCCGCATTAAAATGGAGGATGCCGAGCAAGCTGACGAGGAGGATGACGAAGAAGAGGAGGCAGCTCCCAGTGTCAGCTCAAAGGCTAAGAAGGAAAAGGAAGCCGATCCGGAAAAGGCCTTTAAGAAACTAACTGATGTCAAAAAGTTCGACTACCTTCTGGGCATGTCCATGTGGATGTTGACAGAGGAGAGGAAGAACGAGCTACTCAAACAGCGCGACACCAAACTCTCAGAGTTGGAAAATCTCCGCAAGAAGACGCCGGAGATGCTTTGGCTGGATGATTTGGATGCCCTCGAATCGAAGTTAAATGAAGTAGAGCAGAAGGAGCGCGTCGAAGAGCAGGGGATCAATCTCAAGACTGCGAAGGCTTTGAAGGGCCAGAAGTCTGCCTCAACAAAGGGCAGAAAGGCTAAATCAACAGGATCCGGAGCGGGTACCTTAGACATATACCCAGATCCCGATGGAGAACCCGTGGAGTTTAAGATCACCGAAGAAATCATTAAGAAAATGGCAGCGGCTGCCAAGGTAGCTCAGGCGGCCAAGGAGCCGAAGAAACCCAAAGAGCCCAAGGAGCCGAAAGTGAAGAAGGAACCGAAGGGCAAGCAGATTAAAGCAGATCCTGATGCCAGCGGCGGCGAAGAGGTGGACGAATTCGATGCAATGGTCGAGGGCGGCTCTAAAACCTCACCCAAGGCCAAGAAGGCGGCTGTCAAGAAGGAGCCGGGAGAAAAAAAGCCGCGCCAAAAGAAGGAGAACGGCGACGGGCTCAAGCAGAGCAAAATTGACTTCAGCAAGGCCAAG GCGAAAAAGAGCGACGATGACGTGGAGGAAGTAACTCCTCGTGCAGAGCGTCCTGGACGTCGACAGGCCAGTAAGAAGATAGACTACAGCTCGCTCTTCTCGGATGAGGAGGAAGACGGTGGCAACGTTGGctctgatgatgatgatgacaacGCCAGCGATGATGAATCGCCCAAACGTCCAGGCAAGCGAGGTCGAGAGGATGAGAGCAGTGGGGGAGCCAAGAAGAAAGCTCCGCCTAAGAAGCGGCGAGCTGTAATTGAAAGCGATGATGATGACATCGAgtttgatgatgatgattctgattctgatttcAATTGTTAA